Proteins from one Gasterosteus aculeatus chromosome 11, fGasAcu3.hap1.1, whole genome shotgun sequence genomic window:
- the snx8a gene encoding LOW QUALITY PROTEIN: sorting nexin-8a (The sequence of the model RefSeq protein was modified relative to this genomic sequence to represent the inferred CDS: inserted 1 base in 1 codon), protein MQPARDDALTLSQTLDKLLVGDAVQVELIPEKKGLFLKHVEYQVTSQRFKISVYRRYNDFDVFHEVLLQRFAYRVVPALPPKRMLKGVLTSVSERDFIEGRRRALARFINLVARHPFFSEDELVKTFLAFSGSDVQSKLRDAYKKTGDEFMTNRIATLAKEYLPADIQAQFSTSRELIRNIHNSFQKLRDRAEKMAERSKENATDLLMFGRELSTLGSDASPLPSLASSQSTWGALRRSLRSLSVEFAALSDKAAQQGRREEDDVVEKLNLFLDLLQSYRDLCERHEKGVLHEHQRALHKYGVMKRQMMSATVQPKEQASVEQLESRIVQQENAIQTMELRNYFSLFCLHQETQLIFVYLPITSHILGXFVNSQVQGHREMGAVWNELEPKLGCLFGGNNGLKPST, encoded by the exons ATGCAGCCGGCGCGGGACGACGCGCTGACGCTGTCCCAGACGCTGGACAAGCTGCTGGTCGGAGACGCGGTGCAGGTGGAGCTCATACCGGAGAAGAAGGGCTTGTTCCTCAAACACGTGGAGTACCAGGTCACCAGCCAG CGTTTTAAGATCTCGGTTTACCGGCGCTACAATGACTTCGACGTCTTCCACGAGGTTCTGCTGCAGAGGTTCGCCTACCGAGTGGTGCCGGCGCTGCCGCCTAAGAGGATGTTGAAGGGAG TGCTGACCTCCGTCTCCGAGCGCGACTTCATCGAGGGGAGGAGGCGCGCTCTCGCCAGATTCATCAACCTGGTGGCTCGGCATCCCTTCTTCTCGGAGGACGAGCTGGTCAAGACCTTCCTGGCCTTCAGCGGCTCG GATGTCCAGTCCAAGCTGCGCGACGCCTACAAGAAAACGGGCGACGAGTTCATGACCAACAGAATCGCGACCCTGGCGAAG GAATATCTCCCGGCCGACATCCAGGCTCAGTTCTCCACGAGCAGAGAGCTGATAAGGAACATCCACAACAGCTTCCAGAAGCTGCGGGACCGGGCCGAGAAGATGGCGGAGCGCTCCAAGGAGAACGCGACTGATCTGCTCATGTTCGGCAGAGAGCTCAG TACTCTGGGCTCAGACgcttctcctcttccctccttggCCTCCTCACAAAGCACGTGGGGCGCGCTGCGGCGCTCTCTGAGGAGCCTGTCGGTGGAGTTCGCCGCGCTGTCGGACAAAGCCGCTCAGCAG GGCCGACGGGAAGAGGACGATGTCGTGGAAAAACTCAATCTTTTCCTGGACCTGCTGCAGTCGTACAGA GATCTCTGCGAGCGGCACGAGAAAGGCGTCCTCCACGAGCACCAGAGAGCGCTGCACAAGTACGGCGTGATGAAGAGGCAGATGATGAGCGCCACCGTGCAGCCCAAAGAGCAGGCGTCTGTGGAGCAGCTGGAGTCCCGCATTGTTCAG CAAGAGAACGCCATTCAGACCATGGAGCTGCGTAACTACTTCTCCCTGTTCTGCCTCCACCAAGAGACACAGCTCATCTTCGTCTACCTCCCGATCACGTCCCACATTCTGG CTTTTGTTAACTCCCAGGTCCAAGGACACCGAGAG ATGGGAGCCGTGTGGAATGAACTCGAGCCAAAGCTCGGGTGTCTCTTCGGTGGAAATAACGGATTGAAACCTTCCACCTGA
- the ttyh3a gene encoding protein tweety homolog 3 isoform X2: MAAVLSYSPPWWVNALHRLPHFNFKLEQTSSDFRPEDWTYQQSILLLGGLALVCLALDLVFLLFYSICLCCRRSKSEDRPNADCCCTAWCVIIATLVCSAGIAVGFYGNGETCDGVNRLTYSLRHANRTITGVEKLVYDSTSSLNQTVETNLQQLEGQYAQHADYLSIIQKLQAQLDELVRQMVEVPFWERADISLEELAGTIELYDWYRWLGYVGLLLFDVLICLLVLFGLIRNSKATLVGVCVFGVVALVISWVSLGLEFAASATASDFCVSPDTYVTEMADRYAVIDQEILQHYLSCSLDRTNPFQQKLSGSHKALVEMQDDVSELLRSATREYKQTQGSLEEIQGILNTTEISLHQLTALVDCRSLHMDFVQAVTGLCYDGLEGLIYLVLFSFITALMFSSIVCAVPHTWQRKRNEEDSEDESLSHGGRQNHDNLYRVHMPSLYSCGSSYGSETSIPAAAHTVSNAPVTEYLAQNANFQNSRCENTPLIGRESPPPSLYLTAADSNSGHSWQLKPSESSRSFW; encoded by the exons ATGGCAGCGGTGCTGAGCTACTCTCCGCCGTGGTGGGTCAACGCTCTGCACAGACTTCCCCATTTCAACTTCAAGTTGGAGCAAACGAGCAGTGATTTCCGACCCGAGGACTGGACCTATCAACAG TCCATCCTTCTGCTGGGCGGACTGGCGCTGGTCTGCCTGGCCCTGGACCTCGTGTTCCTGCTCTTCTACTCCATTTGTCTTTGCTGCCGGCGGAGCAAAAGCGAGGATCGGCCCAACGCCGACTGCTGCTGCACAGCGTGGTGCGTCATCATCGCAACACTCGTCTGCAG cgctgGCATTGCTGTCGGTTTCTATGGCAACGGCGAGACTTGTGACGGAGTGAACCGGCTGACGTACTCCTTGCGCCATGCCAACCGCACAATCACTGGAGTGGAGAAGCTG GTGTACGACAGCACATCCTCGTTGAACCAGACGGTGGAAACCaatctgcagcagctggagggccAGTATGCGCAGCACGCGGACTACCTGTCCATCATCCAAAAGCTGCAGGCCCAGCTGGACGAGCTGGTCAGACAGATGGTGGAGGTCCCCTTCTGGGAAAGAGCCGACATCtccctggaggagctggccgGCACCATCGAGCTGTACGACTGGTACAG GTGGCTGGGCTACGTAGGCCTGCTCCTCTTCGACGTCCTCATCTGCCTCCTGGTGCTGTTCGGCCTCATACGCAACTCCAAGGCAACACTCGTAGG GGTGTGCGTGTTTGGCGTGGTCGCTCTGGTGATCAGCTGGGTCTCCCTGGGGCTGGAGTTCGCCGCGTCAGCG ACCGCCAGTGACTTCTGTGTTTCTCCTGACACGTATGTCACCGAGATGGCCGATCGGTACGCCGTCATTGATCAAG agatcctgcagcactACCTCAGCTGCAGTTTGGATCGAACAAACCCCTTCCAGCAG AAACTCTCCGGGAGCCACAAAGCGCTGGTGGAGATGCAGGACGACGTGTCGGAGCTCCTGCGCTCCGCCACCAGAGAGTACAAACAAACTCAG ggaAGTTTAGAAGAGATCCAGGGGATACTGAACACCACAGAGATCAGCCTTCATCAGCTCACCGCGCTGGTGGACTGTCGCAGCCTGCACATG gaCTTCGTCCAGGCCGTGACGGGGCTGTGTTACGACGGACTGGAGGGCCTCATCTACCTCGTGCTCTTCTCCTTCATCACTGCCCTCATGTTCAGCTCCATTGTTTGCGCCGTGCCTCACACCTGGCAGAGGAAGAG GAACGAGGAGGACAGCGAGGACGAGTCTCTGAGCCACGGGGGGAGACAAAACCACGACAACCTCTACCGGGTCCACATGCCGAGCCTGTACAGCTGCGGCAGCAGCTACGGCAGCGAGACCTCCATCCCCGCCGCCGCCCACACCGTCAGCAACGCACCCGTCACCGAGTACTT GGCTCAGAACGCCAACTTTCAGAACTCTCGCTGTGAGAACACGCCTCTGATTGGACGAGAGTCTCCTCCGCCCTCG TTGTATTTGACTGCCGCCGACAGTAACAGCGGTCACAGCTGGCAGTTAAAGCCTTCGGAGAGCTCAAGATCCTTTTGGTAA
- the mrm2 gene encoding rRNA methyltransferase 2, mitochondrial, whose product MWCASLPRRLLHCSPSLMKKQKGKTAAEQRWLQRQRKDPYVKASHAQHFRCRSAFKLLEIDDKFRLLQPGRSVVDCGAAPGAWSQVAVQRVNSAGTDPALPRGSVVGVDLLNIPPLDGARFLSSHDVTDPATQAKLLELLPGGRAHVILSDMAPNASGFREMDHERLVAMCLSLTDLAEGILLPGGSLVCKYWDGILARRLQEELSGVFGSVLTLKPNASRRESAERYLLARMYRRTSP is encoded by the exons ATGTGGTGCGCCTCCCTCCCGAGGAGACTCCTCCACTGCTCCCCGAGCTTAATGAAGAAGCAGAAAGGGAAAACTGCCGCCGAGCAGCGCTGGCTGCAGCGGCAGCGCAAGGACCCGTATGTCAAAGCGTCCCACGCGCAGCACTTCCGCTGCAGAAGCGCCTTCAAGTTGCTGGAGATAGACGACAAGTTCCGGCTCCTGCAGCCGGGGCGCAGCGTGGTGGACTGCGGAGCCGCACCCGGAGCCTGGAGCCAGGTGGCCGTCCAGAGGGTCAACTCAGCCGGGACAG ATCCAGCGCTGCCACGCGGTTCGGTCGTCGGCGTCGACCTGCTCAACATACCGCCTCTAGACGGCGCCCGCTTCCTGTCCAGCCACGACGTCACCGACCCCGCCACGCAGGccaagctgctggagctgctcccCGGCGGCCGCGCTCACGTCATCCTGAGCGACATGGCGCCCAACGCCAGCGGTTTCCGGGAGATGGACCACGAGAGACTCGTCGCAATGTGCTTGTCTCTGACGGACTTGGCCGAGGGGATTTTACTGCCGGGCGGCTCCCTGGTTTGTAAATACTGGGACGGGATCCTCGCTCGCAGGCTCCAGGAGGAGCTCTCCGGTGTGTTCGGCAGCGTTCTGACTTTGAAGCCAAACGCCAGCCGGAGGGAATCAGCTGAGCGGTATCTCCTCGCACGGATGTACAGGAGGACGTCACCGTGA
- the ttyh3a gene encoding protein tweety homolog 3 isoform X1 codes for MAAVLSYSPPWWVNALHRLPHFNFKLEQTSSDFRPEDWTYQQSILLLGGLALVCLALDLVFLLFYSICLCCRRSKSEDRPNADCCCTAWCVIIATLVCSAGIAVGFYGNGETCDGVNRLTYSLRHANRTITGVEKLVYDSTSSLNQTVETNLQQLEGQYAQHADYLSIIQKLQAQLDELVRQMVEVPFWERADISLEELAGTIELYDWYRWLGYVGLLLFDVLICLLVLFGLIRNSKATLVGVCVFGVVALVISWVSLGLEFAASATASDFCVSPDTYVTEMADRYAVIDQEILQHYLSCSLDRTNPFQQKLSGSHKALVEMQDDVSELLRSATREYKQTQGSLEEIQGILNTTEISLHQLTALVDCRSLHMDFVQAVTGLCYDGLEGLIYLVLFSFITALMFSSIVCAVPHTWQRKRNEEDSEDESLSHGGRQNHDNLYRVHMPSLYSCGSSYGSETSIPAAAHTVSNAPVTEYLAQNANFQNSRCENTPLIGRESPPPSYTSSMRVKYLANSRPDPNRPPAAQPGPADPSPLT; via the exons ATGGCAGCGGTGCTGAGCTACTCTCCGCCGTGGTGGGTCAACGCTCTGCACAGACTTCCCCATTTCAACTTCAAGTTGGAGCAAACGAGCAGTGATTTCCGACCCGAGGACTGGACCTATCAACAG TCCATCCTTCTGCTGGGCGGACTGGCGCTGGTCTGCCTGGCCCTGGACCTCGTGTTCCTGCTCTTCTACTCCATTTGTCTTTGCTGCCGGCGGAGCAAAAGCGAGGATCGGCCCAACGCCGACTGCTGCTGCACAGCGTGGTGCGTCATCATCGCAACACTCGTCTGCAG cgctgGCATTGCTGTCGGTTTCTATGGCAACGGCGAGACTTGTGACGGAGTGAACCGGCTGACGTACTCCTTGCGCCATGCCAACCGCACAATCACTGGAGTGGAGAAGCTG GTGTACGACAGCACATCCTCGTTGAACCAGACGGTGGAAACCaatctgcagcagctggagggccAGTATGCGCAGCACGCGGACTACCTGTCCATCATCCAAAAGCTGCAGGCCCAGCTGGACGAGCTGGTCAGACAGATGGTGGAGGTCCCCTTCTGGGAAAGAGCCGACATCtccctggaggagctggccgGCACCATCGAGCTGTACGACTGGTACAG GTGGCTGGGCTACGTAGGCCTGCTCCTCTTCGACGTCCTCATCTGCCTCCTGGTGCTGTTCGGCCTCATACGCAACTCCAAGGCAACACTCGTAGG GGTGTGCGTGTTTGGCGTGGTCGCTCTGGTGATCAGCTGGGTCTCCCTGGGGCTGGAGTTCGCCGCGTCAGCG ACCGCCAGTGACTTCTGTGTTTCTCCTGACACGTATGTCACCGAGATGGCCGATCGGTACGCCGTCATTGATCAAG agatcctgcagcactACCTCAGCTGCAGTTTGGATCGAACAAACCCCTTCCAGCAG AAACTCTCCGGGAGCCACAAAGCGCTGGTGGAGATGCAGGACGACGTGTCGGAGCTCCTGCGCTCCGCCACCAGAGAGTACAAACAAACTCAG ggaAGTTTAGAAGAGATCCAGGGGATACTGAACACCACAGAGATCAGCCTTCATCAGCTCACCGCGCTGGTGGACTGTCGCAGCCTGCACATG gaCTTCGTCCAGGCCGTGACGGGGCTGTGTTACGACGGACTGGAGGGCCTCATCTACCTCGTGCTCTTCTCCTTCATCACTGCCCTCATGTTCAGCTCCATTGTTTGCGCCGTGCCTCACACCTGGCAGAGGAAGAG GAACGAGGAGGACAGCGAGGACGAGTCTCTGAGCCACGGGGGGAGACAAAACCACGACAACCTCTACCGGGTCCACATGCCGAGCCTGTACAGCTGCGGCAGCAGCTACGGCAGCGAGACCTCCATCCCCGCCGCCGCCCACACCGTCAGCAACGCACCCGTCACCGAGTACTT GGCTCAGAACGCCAACTTTCAGAACTCTCGCTGTGAGAACACGCCTCTGATTGGACGAGAGTCTCCTCCGCCCTCG
- the nudt1 gene encoding oxidized purine nucleoside triphosphate hydrolase: protein MLSSSKLLTLVLVVQPGRVLLGMKKRGFGAGKWNGFGGKVQPGETIEDGARRELLEESGLTVDALEKVGNITFEFVGEAQLLDVHVFRADHYNGEPTESEEMRPQWFKQDQIPFSQMWADDVLWFPLLLQKKKFVGYFKFQGHDVILSQRLEEVEEL from the exons ATGCTGAGCTCCAGCAAGCTGCTGACCCTGGTGCTGGTGGTCCAGCCGGGCAGGGTGCTGCTCGGCATGAAGAAGAGAGGGTTCGGGGCCGGGAAGTGGAACGGCTTCGGAGGCAAAGTTCAGCCAGGAGAAACTATTGAGGATGGTGCGAGGAG AGAACTGCTGGAGGAAAGCGGCCTCACGGTGGACGCTCTGGAGAAGGTCGGAAACATCACATTTGAGTTTGTTGGTGAAGCGCAGCTGCTCGACGTCCACGTTTTCAGAGCCGACCATTACAACGGAGAACCAACGGAGTCAGAAG AAATGCGGCCTCAGTGGTTCAAACAGGACCAGATTCCTTTCAGCCAGATGTGGGCCGACGACGTCTTGTGGTTCCCGCTGCTGCTCCAGAAGAAGAAATTCGTTGGATACTTTAAGTTTCAGGGTCACGATGTGATCCTCAGCCAAAGACtggaagaggtggaggaacTGTGA